In Romboutsia lituseburensis, a genomic segment contains:
- a CDS encoding TVP38/TMEM64 family protein, protein MEQILYSIADHKLLAAVIGLLLVAVETFAPVLPLLAIVLANAFVLGMWKGFLVSWVGSSVASIALYYVAKKFSTIKFFTKYEKNIKIIKIKSWIKKQGFNSIFISYVCPFIPDFLITITSGFVGFDIKTFISGMVCGKFVMFLLLSYIGEDIGDLFYNPKKIVIFTFAILISWIIGKRVNNKIHKESK, encoded by the coding sequence ATGGAACAAATATTATACTCAATAGCAGATCATAAATTGTTAGCTGCTGTAATAGGACTTTTATTAGTAGCTGTAGAAACATTTGCTCCAGTATTACCACTTTTAGCGATAGTTTTAGCAAATGCTTTTGTTCTTGGAATGTGGAAGGGTTTTTTAGTATCATGGGTTGGTTCAAGCGTTGCATCCATAGCATTATATTATGTTGCTAAAAAATTTTCTACAATTAAGTTCTTTACAAAGTATGAAAAAAATATTAAAATAATTAAAATTAAATCTTGGATAAAAAAACAAGGGTTTAATAGTATATTTATATCATATGTATGTCCTTTTATTCCTGATTTTTTAATAACTATTACATCTGGATTTGTTGGATTTGATATAAAAACATTTATATCTGGGATGGTATGTGGTAAATTTGTTATGTTTTTACTTTTAAGTTATATTGGAGAAGATATTGGTGATTTATTTTATAATCCTAAAAAGATAGTTATATTTACTTTTGCTATTTTAATATCTTGGATAATCGGAAAACGAGTTAATAATAAAATTCATAAAGAGAGCAAATAA